The Silene latifolia isolate original U9 population chromosome 4, ASM4854445v1, whole genome shotgun sequence region AATTGTTAATAAATATTCTTGTATCGGTTATTCATTGAAACAATGAAATAAAATTTAACGAAACATAAAGATACATAACAAATTTAGATTACACAACTACATAGGGAAAAATGTgttctttattttcttttcttgatACGAGGGCTTCATCAACCCAAGATATAATATCAAATAACAAAAATACAGAAAAATGAGGCTCACAACTTAGAACGAGGGTGACCAGCGGTGGTATCTATAACGTGACAGAAAAATCTAGCAGGAGGAACCGAAAGATGAGAGTAAAAAATGGCAGCTAAACTGGTAATAAGCTTCTTCTTGACAATGGAGTTGATGCCACCCATTGATATCAACTGTGCAAAAATGGCCGGGTCTTTACTTCCTGTGAATGATATGGGTACGGATCCATTTAACACCACCATCACCAACTGCAGTAACCAACAATTTATACTCTTTAATATTCACGTGTTTATTTTCTAATACTGCATCCAAACAATGTACTATTACACTATT contains the following coding sequences:
- the LOC141653484 gene encoding uncharacterized protein LOC141653484, with the translated sequence MPALHITTNVDLEGIDVDIINTEATSAIASIIGRPEHLVMVVLNGSVPISFTGSKDPAIFAQLISMGGINSIVKKKLITSLAAIFYSHLSVPPARFFCHVIDTTAGHPRSKL